The Pirellulales bacterium genome has a segment encoding these proteins:
- a CDS encoding family 78 glycoside hydrolase catalytic domain, producing MGLLEPNDWTGPWIEHPTAPEEKHIWFRKNFSLRDRAASAVIYVASVGYHELYVNGQKVDARVLAPTLTRLDKRVLYVTYDIAPALQAGDNCIAIWTAAGWGRYEFFKTKSALRVQLNGKTISGDAISLASDTSWRCEISSSEDLGGCKYQDHGGEQIDAQKYNPDWNAVKFDDSEWPPAAAVSVETVLSAQMVEPSCMIENIHPQNITGSGPYKVELEKNFSGWISIKMKNQSAGDVVKIQISDNPGTTQAFGQKSIYVCKGGASETFQNRFNYSAGRYLTIDGLRSKPELSEIEGQAIATDLNRMGHFSCSSDLFNKIYETDLWTYRANTVEGYTEDCPHRERLGYGEEQFATAWGCGIPNYQVGAFYTNVLRDWRDVQQSNGWFNHTAPQVNRHYGGPMWSSAPLNISWEFYKNFGDKRILTDSYSASKAWLEFLASHVSDGILQPYNKNYNNGGNFLGDWAAPFQVGDKLKGKEFGTTQEALLFNNCVYAMNLGTFVEIAKVLERPDDVAIYERRLNDLKDKVQARFFNPDQNVYLDSRQIHLAFPMFAGITPENVKPAVLANFEKESLQTRPYLDMGSSGVPVLLKFLIETTQRNDILFNALSKTTEPSYGYFLSRGETAWPEYWDDNCPSRIHTCYTGIAAWFIKSLGGIREDPNEYGYQSFIIQPAIVKDLTFAEAKTESLYGPIVSRWEKKGGSIQMNVTIPVNSTATVYVPTTDIKNLTESGSAISAANGIKLLRFEKPYAVFQVQSGDYQFISK from the coding sequence ATGGGTCTCCTTGAGCCCAACGATTGGACCGGACCTTGGATCGAGCATCCGACGGCACCGGAAGAAAAGCATATTTGGTTTCGAAAGAACTTTTCGCTTCGTGACAGGGCCGCTTCGGCGGTTATTTACGTCGCTTCGGTCGGTTACCACGAACTATATGTCAATGGGCAAAAGGTCGATGCCCGAGTTTTAGCTCCCACACTAACGCGACTCGACAAGCGCGTCTTGTATGTGACATACGATATCGCGCCGGCACTTCAAGCTGGCGACAACTGTATCGCCATCTGGACCGCGGCAGGCTGGGGCCGTTACGAATTCTTTAAAACCAAATCGGCACTGCGGGTGCAGTTGAATGGGAAAACGATAAGTGGAGATGCAATCTCGCTTGCATCCGACACAAGTTGGCGGTGCGAAATAAGCTCCAGCGAAGATCTTGGCGGTTGCAAATACCAGGATCATGGCGGGGAGCAAATTGATGCGCAAAAATACAACCCCGATTGGAATGCGGTTAAGTTTGACGATAGCGAGTGGCCCCCCGCAGCAGCTGTCTCCGTCGAAACCGTTCTCTCGGCCCAAATGGTCGAACCGAGCTGCATGATCGAAAACATTCACCCGCAAAACATTACCGGATCGGGGCCATACAAAGTCGAATTGGAGAAAAACTTTTCGGGTTGGATTTCGATCAAAATGAAGAATCAGTCTGCCGGCGATGTTGTCAAAATTCAAATCTCAGACAACCCTGGCACAACTCAGGCTTTTGGACAAAAGAGCATTTATGTTTGTAAGGGAGGTGCGTCTGAAACCTTCCAGAATCGGTTCAATTATTCTGCCGGACGATATCTCACGATCGATGGTTTGCGAAGCAAGCCAGAATTGTCCGAAATTGAAGGCCAGGCGATTGCAACTGACCTGAATCGAATGGGGCACTTTTCCTGCTCTAGCGATTTGTTCAATAAGATTTATGAAACCGATTTGTGGACCTACCGGGCGAACACGGTAGAAGGATACACGGAAGATTGTCCCCATCGCGAAAGACTCGGATATGGCGAAGAGCAATTCGCCACCGCCTGGGGTTGCGGGATACCCAACTACCAAGTTGGTGCATTCTACACGAATGTACTTCGCGACTGGCGCGACGTGCAACAATCTAATGGTTGGTTCAATCATACCGCCCCGCAGGTAAATAGGCATTATGGAGGCCCGATGTGGAGCAGCGCTCCTTTGAACATCAGCTGGGAATTCTATAAGAATTTCGGAGACAAACGGATTCTCACCGACTCCTATTCCGCAAGTAAGGCTTGGTTGGAATTCCTCGCCTCGCATGTCTCCGATGGAATTCTCCAGCCGTACAACAAAAATTACAACAACGGCGGCAATTTTTTAGGCGATTGGGCCGCACCCTTTCAAGTCGGTGATAAACTCAAGGGCAAGGAATTCGGAACCACACAGGAAGCGCTGCTGTTCAACAATTGCGTTTACGCGATGAATCTTGGCACCTTCGTTGAAATCGCCAAAGTACTGGAGCGGCCGGACGATGTTGCCATCTACGAACGGCGACTGAATGACTTGAAAGACAAGGTGCAGGCACGTTTTTTCAATCCAGATCAAAACGTCTATTTGGATAGTCGCCAAATTCATTTGGCGTTCCCAATGTTTGCCGGGATTACGCCGGAAAACGTGAAGCCGGCGGTCTTAGCAAATTTCGAAAAGGAGAGCCTCCAAACACGGCCCTATCTCGACATGGGCAGCTCCGGCGTGCCGGTCCTGTTGAAATTCTTGATCGAAACTACGCAACGGAACGATATCCTCTTCAATGCTCTTTCCAAAACCACTGAGCCCAGTTACGGATACTTCCTCAGCCGTGGTGAAACGGCATGGCCGGAATACTGGGACGATAACTGTCCAAGTAGAATTCACACCTGCTATACAGGTATCGCAGCGTGGTTTATCAAAAGCTTAGGAGGCATTCGCGAGGACCCCAATGAATATGGGTATCAATCCTTCATCATCCAGCCGGCGATTGTGAAGGATCTAACGTTTGCCGAAGCCAAGACTGAATCGCTGTATGGCCCGATTGTAAGTCGCTGGGAAAAGAAAGGCGGATCAATACAAATGAATGTGACAATCCCGGTGAACTCTACCGCCACCGTGTATGTTCCTACGACGGATATTAAGAACCTTACAGAGAGCGGCAGTGCCATTTCCGCAGCCAATGGCATCAAACTTTTAAGATTCGAAAAACCTTACGCCGTCTTTCAGGTGCAATCCGGTGATTATCAATTCATTTCTAAGTGA
- a CDS encoding AraC family ligand binding domain-containing protein: protein MKPTLATQYSYFPVSGRDRRWGLFVTTAGESHIPPGSEYPPQGHPGTYQFEWKHGRSLEEYQLVYISRGSGTLESPARKRWQIEPGDLFLLFPGVWHRYRPHPSTGWDEHWVGFDGRLARTTVMKEFFSVKAPVLRVKNEDHMLRRFAELMEVISQRRPALQQIMAGITFEILGRVFSDQQGGFDELQRGSEAVREALRLMNESVNGHLDMRGIAGDCI from the coding sequence TTGAAACCGACATTAGCCACGCAGTATTCATACTTTCCTGTTAGCGGGCGTGATCGGCGGTGGGGATTATTCGTTACGACCGCCGGTGAGTCGCACATTCCGCCTGGCTCGGAATATCCACCACAAGGTCATCCCGGCACGTATCAATTCGAATGGAAACATGGACGGTCGCTGGAAGAGTATCAGCTGGTTTACATTTCTCGCGGTTCAGGAACCTTGGAATCGCCAGCGCGAAAACGGTGGCAGATTGAGCCGGGCGATTTGTTTCTGCTGTTTCCCGGCGTATGGCATCGGTATCGTCCCCATCCGAGCACCGGTTGGGATGAACACTGGGTGGGTTTTGATGGACGGCTTGCGCGAACCACGGTGATGAAGGAATTCTTTTCAGTTAAGGCGCCCGTCTTGCGAGTCAAAAACGAAGATCACATGCTGCGTCGGTTTGCGGAATTGATGGAGGTCATCTCGCAGCGTCGGCCTGCACTGCAACAAATTATGGCGGGCATCACCTTTGAGATTTTGGGCAGAGTTTTTTCTGATCAGCAGGGGGGCTTCGACGAATTGCAGCGCGGTAGCGAAGCCGTACGAGAAGCATTGCGACTCATGAATGAAAGCGTCAATGGCCATTTGGACATGCGCGGCATCGCCGGCGATTGCATTTGA